A single Capricornis sumatraensis isolate serow.1 chromosome 20, serow.2, whole genome shotgun sequence DNA region contains:
- the MARK4 gene encoding MAP/microtubule affinity-regulating kinase 4 isoform X1 — protein MSSRTALAPGNDRNSDTHGTLGSGRSSDKGPSWSSRSLGARCRNSIASCPEEQPHVGNYRLLRTIGKGNFAKVKLARHILTGREVAIKIIDKTQLNPSSLQKLFREVRIMKGLNHPNIVKLFEVIETEKTLYLVMEYASAGEVFDYLVSHGRMKEKEARAKFRQIVSAVHYCHQKNIVHRDLKAENLLLDAEANIKIADFGFSNEFTLGSKLDTFCGSPPYAAPELFQGKKYDGPEVDIWSLGVILYTLVSGSLPFDGHNLKELRERVLRGKYRVPFYMSTDCESILRRFLVLNPAKRCTLEQIMKDKWINIGYEGEELKPYTEPEEDFGDTKRIEVMVGMGYTREEIKEALTSQKYNEVTATYLLLGRKTEEGGDRGAPGLALARVRAPSDTTNGTSSSKGTSHSKGQRSSSSTYHRQRRHSDFCGPSPAPLHPKRSPTSTGEAELKEERLPGRKASCSAAGSGSRGLPPSSPMVSSAHNPNKAEIPERRKDSTSTPNNLPPSMMTRRNTYVCTERPGAERPSLLPNGKENSSGTPRVPPASPSSHSLAPPSGERSRLARGSTIRSTFHGGQVRDRRAGGGGGGGVQNGPPASPTLAHEATPLPTGRPRPSTNLFTKLTSKLTRRVTDEPERIGGPEVTSCHLPWDQTETAPRLLRFPWSVKLTSSRPPEALMAALRQATAAARCRCRQPQPFLLACLHGGAGGPEPLSHFEVEVCQLPRPGLRGVLFRRVAGTALAFRTLVTRISNDLEL, from the exons ATGTCTTCGCGGACGGCGCTAGCCCCGGGCAACGATCGGAACTCGGACACG CATGGCACCCTGGGCAGTGGCCGCTCCTCAGACAAGGGCCCATCCTGGTCCAGCCGCTCCCTGGGCGCCCGCTGCCGGAACTCCATCGCCTCCTGTCCCGAGGAGCAGCCCCACGTAGGCAACTACCGCCTGCTGAGGACCATCGGGAAAGGCAACTTTGCCAAAGTCAAGCTGGCCCGCCACATCCTTACTGGCCGGGAG GTCGCCATCAAGATCATCGACAAAACCCAGCTGAACCCCAGCAGCCTGCAAAAG ctGTTCCGAGAAGTCCGTATCATGAAGGGCCTAAACCACCCCAACATCg TGAAGCTCTTCGAGGTGATTGAGACAGAGAAGACACTGTACCTGGTGATGGAATATGCAAGTGCTG GAGAAGTGTTTGACTACCTCGTGTCGCACGGCCGCATGAAGGAGAAGGAGGCTCGAGCCAAGTTCCGACAG ATTGTGTCGGCCGTGCACTACTGTCACCAGAAAAATATTGTCCACAGGGACCTGAAG GCCGAGAACCTCCTGCTGGACGCCGAGGCCAACATCAAGATTGCCGACTTTGGCTTCAGCAATGAGTTCACGCTGGGCTCGAAGCTGGACACCTTTTGCGGGAGCCCCCCGTACGCCGCCCCGGAGCTGTTCCAGGGCAAGAAGTACGACGGGCCAGAGGTGGACATCTGGAGCCTCGGCGTCATCCTGTACACACTCGTCAGCGGCTCCCTGCCCTTCGACGGGCACAACCTCAAG GAGCTGCGGGAGCGAGTCCTCAGAGGGAAGTACCGGGTCCCTTTCTACATGTCAACAGACTGTGAGAGCATCCTGCGGAGATTTTTGGTGCTGAACCCAGCTAAACGCTGTACTCTCGAG CAAATCATGAAAGACAAATGGATCAACATCGGCTATGAGGGTGAGGAGTTGAAGCCATACACAGAGCCCGAGGAGGACTTTGGGGACACCAAGCGAATCG AGGTGATGGTGGGTATGGGCTACACGcgggaagaaatcaaagaggccTTGACCAGCCAGAAGTACAACGAAGTGACTGCCACCTACCTCCTGCTGGGCAGGAAGACTGAG GAGGGTGGGGACCGGGGTGCCCCGGGGCTGGCCTTGGCACGGGTGCGGGCGCCCAGCGACACCACCAATGGAACAAGCTCCAGCAAAGGCACCAGCCACAGCAAAGGGCAGCGGAGTTCCTCCTCCACCTACCACCGCCAGCGCAGGCATAGCGACTTCT GTGGCCCGTCCCCCGCACCCCTGCACCCCAAGCGCAGCCCAACCAGCACGGGGGAGGCGGAGCTGAAGGAGGAACGCCTGCCAGGCCGGAAGGCGAGCTGCAGTGCTGCGGGCAGCGGGAGCCGAGGGCTGCCCCCCTCCAGCCCCATGGTCAGCAGCGCCCACAACCCCAACAAGGCAGAGATCCCAGAGCGGCGGAAGGACAGCACGAGCACCCCT AACAACCTCCCTCCCAGCATGATGACCCGCAGAAACACCTACGTTTGCACAGAACGCCCGGGGGCTGAGCGCCCATCCTTGTTGCCAAATGGCAAAGAAAACAG CTCGGGTACCCCACGGGTgccccccgcctccccctccaGTCACAGCCTGGCTCCCCCATCAGGGGAGCGGAGCCGCCTGGCACGCGGCTCCACCATCCGCAGCACCTTCCACGGTGGCCAGGTCCGAGACAggcgggcagggggcgggggaggtgggGGCGTGCAGAATGGGCCCCCGGCCTCCCCCACACTGGCCCACGAAGCCACGCCCCTGCCCACTGGGCGGCCCCGCCCCAGCACCAACCTCTTCACCAAGCTGACCTCCAAACTGACCCGAAG GGTCACAGACGAACCTGAGAGAATCGGGGGACCTGAGGTCACAAG TTGCCATCTACCTTGGGATCAAACGGAAACCGCCCCCCGGTTGCTCCGATTCCCCTGGAGTGTGAAACTGACCAGCTCACGCCCGCCTGAGGCCCTGATGGCAGCTCTGCGCCAGGCCACCGCGGCCGCCCGCTGCCGCTGCCGCCAGCCACAGCCGTTCCTGCTGGCCTGCCTGCACGGGGGTGCGGGCGGGCCCGAGCCCCTGTCCCACTTCGAAGTGGAGGTCTGCCAGCTGCCCCGGCCGGGCCTGCGGGGAGTTCTCTTCCGCCGCGTGGCGGGCACTGCCCTGGCCTTCCGCACCCTCGTCACCCGCATCTCCAACGACCTCGAGCTCTGA
- the MARK4 gene encoding MAP/microtubule affinity-regulating kinase 4 isoform X2 produces MSSRTALAPGNDRNSDTHGTLGSGRSSDKGPSWSSRSLGARCRNSIASCPEEQPHVGNYRLLRTIGKGNFAKVKLARHILTGREVAIKIIDKTQLNPSSLQKLFREVRIMKGLNHPNIVKLFEVIETEKTLYLVMEYASAGEVFDYLVSHGRMKEKEARAKFRQIVSAVHYCHQKNIVHRDLKAENLLLDAEANIKIADFGFSNEFTLGSKLDTFCGSPPYAAPELFQGKKYDGPEVDIWSLGVILYTLVSGSLPFDGHNLKELRERVLRGKYRVPFYMSTDCESILRRFLVLNPAKRCTLEQIMKDKWINIGYEGEELKPYTEPEEDFGDTKRIEVMVGMGYTREEIKEALTSQKYNEVTATYLLLGRKTEEGGDRGAPGLALARVRAPSDTTNGTSSSKGTSHSKGQRSSSSTYHRQRRHSDFCGPSPAPLHPKRSPTSTGEAELKEERLPGRKASCSAAGSGSRGLPPSSPMVSSAHNPNKAEIPERRKDSTSTPNNLPPSMMTRRNTYVCTERPGAERPSLLPNGKENSSGTPRVPPASPSSHSLAPPSGERSRLARGSTIRSTFHGGQVRDRRAGGGGGGGVQNGPPASPTLAHEATPLPTGRPRPSTNLFTKLTSKLTRRVTLDPSKRQNSNRCVSGASLPQGSKIRSQTNLRESGDLRSQVAIYLGIKRKPPPGCSDSPGV; encoded by the exons ATGTCTTCGCGGACGGCGCTAGCCCCGGGCAACGATCGGAACTCGGACACG CATGGCACCCTGGGCAGTGGCCGCTCCTCAGACAAGGGCCCATCCTGGTCCAGCCGCTCCCTGGGCGCCCGCTGCCGGAACTCCATCGCCTCCTGTCCCGAGGAGCAGCCCCACGTAGGCAACTACCGCCTGCTGAGGACCATCGGGAAAGGCAACTTTGCCAAAGTCAAGCTGGCCCGCCACATCCTTACTGGCCGGGAG GTCGCCATCAAGATCATCGACAAAACCCAGCTGAACCCCAGCAGCCTGCAAAAG ctGTTCCGAGAAGTCCGTATCATGAAGGGCCTAAACCACCCCAACATCg TGAAGCTCTTCGAGGTGATTGAGACAGAGAAGACACTGTACCTGGTGATGGAATATGCAAGTGCTG GAGAAGTGTTTGACTACCTCGTGTCGCACGGCCGCATGAAGGAGAAGGAGGCTCGAGCCAAGTTCCGACAG ATTGTGTCGGCCGTGCACTACTGTCACCAGAAAAATATTGTCCACAGGGACCTGAAG GCCGAGAACCTCCTGCTGGACGCCGAGGCCAACATCAAGATTGCCGACTTTGGCTTCAGCAATGAGTTCACGCTGGGCTCGAAGCTGGACACCTTTTGCGGGAGCCCCCCGTACGCCGCCCCGGAGCTGTTCCAGGGCAAGAAGTACGACGGGCCAGAGGTGGACATCTGGAGCCTCGGCGTCATCCTGTACACACTCGTCAGCGGCTCCCTGCCCTTCGACGGGCACAACCTCAAG GAGCTGCGGGAGCGAGTCCTCAGAGGGAAGTACCGGGTCCCTTTCTACATGTCAACAGACTGTGAGAGCATCCTGCGGAGATTTTTGGTGCTGAACCCAGCTAAACGCTGTACTCTCGAG CAAATCATGAAAGACAAATGGATCAACATCGGCTATGAGGGTGAGGAGTTGAAGCCATACACAGAGCCCGAGGAGGACTTTGGGGACACCAAGCGAATCG AGGTGATGGTGGGTATGGGCTACACGcgggaagaaatcaaagaggccTTGACCAGCCAGAAGTACAACGAAGTGACTGCCACCTACCTCCTGCTGGGCAGGAAGACTGAG GAGGGTGGGGACCGGGGTGCCCCGGGGCTGGCCTTGGCACGGGTGCGGGCGCCCAGCGACACCACCAATGGAACAAGCTCCAGCAAAGGCACCAGCCACAGCAAAGGGCAGCGGAGTTCCTCCTCCACCTACCACCGCCAGCGCAGGCATAGCGACTTCT GTGGCCCGTCCCCCGCACCCCTGCACCCCAAGCGCAGCCCAACCAGCACGGGGGAGGCGGAGCTGAAGGAGGAACGCCTGCCAGGCCGGAAGGCGAGCTGCAGTGCTGCGGGCAGCGGGAGCCGAGGGCTGCCCCCCTCCAGCCCCATGGTCAGCAGCGCCCACAACCCCAACAAGGCAGAGATCCCAGAGCGGCGGAAGGACAGCACGAGCACCCCT AACAACCTCCCTCCCAGCATGATGACCCGCAGAAACACCTACGTTTGCACAGAACGCCCGGGGGCTGAGCGCCCATCCTTGTTGCCAAATGGCAAAGAAAACAG CTCGGGTACCCCACGGGTgccccccgcctccccctccaGTCACAGCCTGGCTCCCCCATCAGGGGAGCGGAGCCGCCTGGCACGCGGCTCCACCATCCGCAGCACCTTCCACGGTGGCCAGGTCCGAGACAggcgggcagggggcgggggaggtgggGGCGTGCAGAATGGGCCCCCGGCCTCCCCCACACTGGCCCACGAAGCCACGCCCCTGCCCACTGGGCGGCCCCGCCCCAGCACCAACCTCTTCACCAAGCTGACCTCCAAACTGACCCGAAG GGTTACCCTCGATCCCTCTAAACGGCAGAACTCTAACCGCTGCGTTTCGGGCGCCTCTCTGCCCCAGGGATCCAAAATCA GGTCACAGACGAACCTGAGAGAATCGGGGGACCTGAGGTCACAAG TTGCCATCTACCTTGGGATCAAACGGAAACCGCCCCCCGGTTGCTCCGATTCCCCTGGAGTGTGA